Proteins from a single region of Desulfolutivibrio sulfoxidireducens:
- a CDS encoding PAS domain-containing hybrid sensor histidine kinase/response regulator translates to MAHEKNKTTLRNAVVYGDVPFYAIVLVTILSGVLFWFANASWRESQRGFLPVIENLQRARIEALKGALATQRLLSGEEGVSPAARDALFDQAARRVQNALAGLETVSGVRETASDLDALRAKLAAYASMITELGSLAAKRTRASGVEGQSLALDLRSVHASLESLGEELEHEARRRFTALAETQDAFTKSLLISWICFLLLLGAFVAASGIVRKRNEARLRESEALWQFALEGAGDGVWDWDIVTGAVQYSRRWKEMVGYGEDELANTYESWRNLVHPDDLARAEVALSDHIEGKTPLYSCEFRMRCKDGSLKWILDRGKIIAYDQAGMALRMIGTHADISTIKAAEEAVRESRENLSVTLRSIGDAVLATGLDGRVTRINPAAERLTGWPEEQALGQPLATVFAIVDTVSRKPSPDIVERVMRTGRVVGLANHTSLLSRDGREYQIADSAAPIHDATGAVVGVVLVFSDVTQQYRAREETRQSEKRFRTAVREAPFPILIHSEAGRVYSVNRAWTRRTGYGPDDLQDTRRVSERVRGLDPSRPDPFGPPAGSAEHGKTVACRVRCKDGSEQVWEVASAPLGPMPDGQPGIITMAMDVTARRAAESSLVSAKSQADAANRSKSEFLANMSHEIRTPLNGILGMLQLLMFTSPSSEQAEYIAMAVKSGQRLTALLSDILDLSRIEAGKLVLSEEEFSLEDLLSGMSETIAPACREKGLALRLESPPGTVRLRGDELRLRQILINLAGNAVKYTAQGHIGIETAVLPGRGPGKAMLLVMVEDSGVGIDDGQLERIFDTFIQLEGAYTRTTQGAGLGLSIVRRLAGAMNGSVCVESEPGRGTTFYCVVECGLGGQDRATEPREAVVPAPANMARRVLVAEDDPVSRMGLQRMLGKLGYASKIAQNGQEALEMLSREDFDVILMDVQMPVMDGVDATRRIRREAAFAAMADIPIVALTAYAMAGDREKLLASGMDAYLAKPFEMDELRTVLEDVAGKKTGEVS, encoded by the coding sequence GTGGCGCATGAGAAAAACAAGACGACCCTTCGCAACGCGGTTGTCTATGGCGACGTTCCATTTTACGCCATTGTCCTGGTCACCATCCTCTCCGGCGTCCTTTTCTGGTTCGCCAACGCCTCCTGGCGGGAAAGCCAGCGCGGCTTTCTTCCGGTCATCGAGAACCTGCAACGGGCCAGGATCGAGGCCCTCAAGGGCGCCCTGGCCACCCAACGGCTTCTGTCGGGCGAGGAGGGCGTGTCCCCGGCGGCCCGGGACGCCCTGTTCGATCAGGCCGCCCGACGCGTCCAGAATGCCCTGGCCGGCCTGGAGACCGTTTCGGGCGTCCGCGAAACCGCGTCCGACCTGGACGCGTTACGGGCCAAGCTGGCCGCCTACGCCTCCATGATTACCGAACTCGGGAGCCTGGCGGCAAAAAGGACGCGGGCGTCCGGCGTCGAGGGCCAGTCCCTGGCCCTTGACCTGCGAAGCGTCCATGCCTCCCTGGAAAGCCTCGGCGAGGAACTGGAGCACGAGGCCAGGCGGCGGTTTACGGCCCTGGCCGAGACGCAGGACGCCTTCACCAAGTCGCTGCTTATCTCCTGGATCTGTTTCCTGTTGCTTCTTGGGGCCTTTGTCGCGGCCAGCGGAATCGTGCGCAAGAGAAACGAGGCCAGGCTGCGCGAAAGCGAGGCCCTCTGGCAGTTCGCCCTGGAGGGGGCCGGGGACGGCGTCTGGGACTGGGACATCGTCACCGGCGCGGTGCAGTACTCCAGGCGATGGAAGGAAATGGTCGGCTACGGCGAGGACGAGTTGGCGAACACCTACGAATCCTGGCGCAACCTGGTGCATCCCGACGACCTGGCCAGGGCCGAGGTCGCCCTGTCGGACCACATCGAGGGCAAAACCCCGTTGTATTCGTGCGAATTCCGCATGCGTTGCAAGGACGGCTCCCTCAAATGGATTCTGGATCGGGGCAAGATCATTGCCTACGATCAGGCGGGCATGGCCCTGCGCATGATCGGAACCCATGCGGACATCTCGACCATCAAGGCGGCCGAGGAGGCCGTGCGGGAAAGCCGGGAAAACCTATCGGTGACGCTTCGGTCCATTGGCGACGCGGTCCTCGCCACCGGCCTGGACGGCCGCGTCACCCGCATCAATCCCGCGGCCGAGCGCCTCACCGGCTGGCCGGAGGAACAGGCCCTGGGCCAGCCCCTGGCCACGGTCTTCGCCATCGTGGACACCGTTTCCCGGAAACCCAGTCCGGACATCGTGGAACGGGTCATGCGCACGGGGCGGGTGGTGGGCCTGGCCAACCACACCTCCCTTCTCTCCCGCGACGGCCGGGAATACCAGATCGCCGACAGCGCCGCGCCCATCCACGACGCCACCGGGGCCGTGGTCGGCGTGGTCCTGGTGTTCTCCGACGTCACCCAGCAGTACCGGGCGCGCGAGGAGACGCGGCAAAGCGAAAAACGGTTCCGCACGGCCGTGCGCGAGGCCCCCTTCCCCATCCTGATCCATTCCGAGGCCGGTCGGGTGTACAGCGTCAACCGGGCCTGGACCCGCAGAACCGGCTACGGTCCCGATGATCTTCAGGACACGCGTCGGGTGTCCGAAAGAGTGCGTGGCCTTGATCCTTCCCGTCCTGATCCGTTCGGTCCGCCGGCCGGTTCGGCCGAACACGGGAAGACCGTGGCATGCCGGGTGCGCTGCAAGGACGGGTCGGAGCAGGTGTGGGAGGTGGCCAGCGCACCGCTTGGGCCCATGCCCGACGGCCAGCCCGGGATCATCACCATGGCCATGGATGTCACCGCCCGCAGGGCGGCCGAGTCATCCCTGGTGTCCGCCAAGTCCCAGGCCGACGCGGCCAACCGGTCCAAAAGCGAGTTTCTGGCCAACATGAGCCACGAGATCAGAACGCCTTTAAACGGCATCCTGGGCATGCTTCAACTGCTCATGTTCACCTCCCCGTCATCGGAACAGGCGGAGTACATCGCCATGGCCGTCAAATCCGGACAACGGTTGACAGCCCTTCTGTCGGACATCCTGGACCTGTCGCGCATCGAGGCCGGCAAGCTCGTCCTGTCGGAGGAGGAGTTTTCCCTGGAGGATCTGTTGTCCGGGATGAGCGAGACCATCGCCCCGGCCTGCCGGGAGAAGGGACTTGCCCTGCGCCTGGAGAGTCCGCCGGGGACCGTCCGCCTGCGGGGCGACGAGTTGCGGCTGCGCCAGATCCTGATCAATCTGGCCGGCAACGCGGTGAAATACACGGCTCAGGGCCATATCGGCATCGAGACGGCGGTCCTGCCCGGGCGCGGTCCGGGCAAGGCCATGCTGCTGGTCATGGTCGAGGACAGCGGCGTGGGCATCGACGACGGCCAACTGGAGCGTATCTTCGACACCTTCATCCAGCTCGAGGGGGCCTATACCCGCACCACTCAGGGGGCCGGGCTTGGGCTGTCCATCGTGCGCCGCCTGGCCGGGGCCATGAACGGCTCGGTGTGCGTGGAGAGCGAACCGGGCCGGGGAACGACGTTTTATTGCGTCGTGGAATGCGGTCTTGGCGGGCAGGATCGGGCCACCGAACCGCGGGAGGCCGTCGTGCCGGCTCCGGCGAACATGGCGCGGCGGGTCCTGGTGGCCGAGGACGATCCGGTGAGCCGCATGGGGCTGCAACGGATGCTCGGGAAACTGGGTTATGCCTCGAAGATTGCCCAAAACGGCCAAGAGGCCCTGGAGATGCTTTCCCGGGAGGATTTCGACGTCATCCTCATGGACGTGCAGATGCCGGTCATGGACGGGGTGGACGCCACCCGGCGCATCCGCCGGGAAGCGGCCTTCGCGGCCATGGCGGACATCCCCATCGTGGCCCTGACCGCCTACGCCATGGCCGGCGACCGGGAAAAGCTGTTGGCCTCGGGCATGGATGCGTATCTGGCCAAGCCGTTCGAGATGGACGAACTGCGCACGGTTTTGGAAGACGTGGCTGGAAAAAAGACCGGGGAGGTTTCATAG
- a CDS encoding isochorismatase family protein produces the protein MREGKEARGAYVTATCLFAALVLVLGLSGGSAWAGETAVAAWSRIPPPPPPALEDAAPPQGRTALLILDMQPQTCNAERRPRCLDTVAAVAGLAEKARQKGVPVIYSLIRGGKPEDIFESLRRRAEDPVVATSVDKFLGTDMEKILRDKGVTTVVVTGTAAHGAVLHTATGAAQRGFSVIVPVDGISAEDLYTEAAALWCLATGPASRGKTVLTACERISF, from the coding sequence ATGCGAGAGGGGAAAGAGGCGCGGGGCGCGTACGTGACGGCGACATGTCTTTTCGCGGCCCTGGTCCTTGTCTTGGGACTGTCCGGCGGGTCCGCCTGGGCTGGGGAGACGGCCGTCGCGGCCTGGAGCCGGATACCCCCGCCGCCGCCGCCCGCACTCGAGGACGCGGCCCCGCCCCAGGGCCGCACGGCCCTGTTGATCCTGGACATGCAGCCCCAGACCTGCAACGCCGAGCGTCGTCCGCGCTGTCTGGACACCGTGGCGGCCGTGGCCGGGTTGGCCGAAAAGGCCAGGCAGAAGGGCGTGCCCGTGATCTACAGCCTGATCCGCGGCGGCAAGCCCGAGGATATTTTCGAGAGCCTGCGGCGCCGTGCCGAGGACCCTGTGGTGGCCACCAGCGTGGACAAGTTTCTGGGCACGGATATGGAGAAAATCCTTCGCGACAAGGGCGTGACCACGGTCGTGGTCACCGGCACGGCGGCCCACGGGGCCGTGCTGCATACGGCCACGGGCGCGGCCCAGCGCGGTTTCTCGGTCATCGTGCCCGTGGACGGCATTTCGGCCGAGGACCTCTATACCGAGGCCGCGGCCCTGTGGTGCCTGGCCACGGGACCGGCCAGCCGGGGCAAGACCGTGTTGACCGCTTGCGAGAGGATCTCCTTCTAG
- a CDS encoding glycine zipper domain-containing protein encodes MKTGIVAVLLALTLGFAACTRMTPTQQGALSGAAIGAAAGAGISAIAGGNAGVGALLGGGLGAVAGTIIGNQQEYRR; translated from the coding sequence ATGAAAACGGGCATTGTTGCCGTCCTTTTGGCGTTGACCCTGGGCTTTGCGGCCTGCACCCGGATGACGCCCACCCAGCAGGGGGCCCTAAGCGGCGCGGCCATCGGCGCGGCCGCCGGGGCCGGCATAAGCGCCATCGCCGGCGGCAATGCCGGTGTCGGGGCGCTCCTTGGCGGCGGACTCGGGGCCGTGGCCGGTACCATCATCGGCAATCAACAGGAATACCGCCGGTAG
- the mscL gene encoding large-conductance mechanosensitive channel protein MscL: protein MKIIQEFKEFAARGNVVDLAVGLIMGAAFGKVVSSLVADMLMPPIGRLMGNIDFSNLFINLSDKPAASLAEAKNLGLATINYGVFINSIIDFLIISLAVFFLVKVVNRLRAKPQAAPATKECPYCLSAIPLGARKCGHCTSDLPG from the coding sequence ATGAAGATCATCCAGGAGTTCAAGGAATTCGCGGCGCGCGGCAACGTGGTGGACTTGGCCGTGGGGCTGATCATGGGCGCGGCCTTCGGCAAGGTCGTGTCCTCGCTGGTCGCCGACATGCTCATGCCGCCCATCGGCAGGCTCATGGGCAACATCGATTTCAGCAACCTGTTCATCAATCTCTCGGACAAGCCCGCCGCCTCCCTGGCCGAGGCCAAAAATCTCGGACTGGCCACCATCAATTACGGCGTGTTCATCAACTCCATCATCGATTTCCTGATCATCTCCCTGGCCGTGTTCTTCCTGGTCAAGGTGGTCAACCGCCTGCGGGCCAAGCCCCAGGCCGCGCCCGCCACCAAGGAATGTCCCTACTGCCTCTCGGCCATCCCCCTGGGCGCGCGCAAGTGCGGGCACTGCACCTCTGATCTGCCGGGCTGA
- the rarD gene encoding EamA family transporter RarD, protein MPAPNTVSGVLAALFAFLSWGLLPVYWKALARVSPLEILSHRLVWSLVAAGMALALLGRLGEAWRVLGRRRDVLLMASCGLLLGVNWYLYIDAVNTGHVVEASLGYFINPLVSMVLGALFFRERLNRLQAAAVVLAVIGVGISVAAHGRLPWIALALASTFGVYGLLRKLMRVESLPGLFFETLVLGVPAGLYLGGLYADGTGAFGHLGGLTDALLVGAGVVTAAPLLAFAFAARRLRLTTVGILQYVAPSCMFLLGVFVYGEPFDPGRAATFGCIWAGVAIYTADAVMTLRRIPGQGR, encoded by the coding sequence ATGCCCGCTCCCAATACCGTTTCCGGCGTCCTGGCCGCCCTGTTCGCCTTTCTGTCCTGGGGGCTGTTGCCTGTCTACTGGAAGGCGTTGGCCCGGGTGTCGCCGCTGGAGATATTGTCCCACCGGCTGGTGTGGTCGCTTGTGGCGGCGGGAATGGCGTTGGCGTTGCTGGGTCGGCTCGGGGAGGCCTGGAGGGTCTTGGGAAGAAGGCGCGACGTGCTGCTTATGGCCTCGTGCGGGCTGCTTCTGGGGGTCAACTGGTATCTGTACATCGACGCGGTCAACACCGGCCATGTGGTGGAGGCCAGCCTGGGGTATTTCATCAATCCCCTGGTGAGCATGGTCCTGGGGGCGCTCTTTTTCCGGGAACGCCTGAACCGGCTCCAGGCGGCGGCCGTGGTCCTGGCCGTGATCGGGGTGGGCATAAGCGTCGCGGCCCATGGCCGGTTGCCGTGGATCGCCCTGGCCCTGGCCTCGACGTTCGGGGTCTACGGGCTGTTGCGCAAGCTGATGCGGGTGGAGTCGCTGCCCGGACTTTTTTTCGAGACCCTGGTGCTGGGCGTCCCGGCGGGGTTGTATCTTGGCGGACTTTATGCGGACGGGACCGGGGCCTTCGGCCATCTGGGAGGGCTGACGGACGCGCTGCTGGTGGGTGCCGGGGTGGTCACGGCGGCCCCGCTTCTGGCCTTTGCCTTTGCCGCGAGGCGGTTGCGGCTGACCACGGTGGGCATCCTGCAATACGTCGCGCCGTCGTGCATGTTCCTGCTGGGGGTTTTCGTCTACGGCGAGCCCTTTGATCCCGGCCGGGCCGCGACCTTCGGCTGCATCTGGGCCGGGGTGGCCATCTACACCGCCGACGCGGTCATGACCTTGCGGCGCATTCCCGGCCAGGGAAGGTAA